Genomic segment of Octadecabacter arcticus 238:
CACCCACGATGATCAAATGTTCGGGGCGGGTGCGCAGATCAAAGATGTTTTCGTTTGTGTACACATCGACATCCTCCAAGCCGGGGATCGGCGGCACGAACGGGCCGGACCCCGTGGCGACGATAAAACGCCGCGCTTGGATGATCGTGTCACCTGCCTGAACTTCGGTTGGGCTGATGAATTTGCCAAATTCGCGGATCACGTTGACCCCGAACCCTTCAAAGCGTTCTTGGCTGTCGACAGGTTCAATTGTTTCAATGACACGACGTACATGGTCTTTGGCGGCCGCGAAATCCACGTCCGCCTTGACTGCTTTGACGCCCAAATCACCGGTGTGGCTCATGGCGTAGGCCTGTTTGCCAGCAGCAATCAGCGCCTTGGACGGAACACAGCCGTAGTTCAGGCAATCGCCGCCCATCTTGTGGCCTTCTAGCAAGACAACAGATGCACCCATCTGGGACGCCCCCGCCGCGATCGACAATCCGCCAGAACCAGCACCAATAATACAAACGTCAGCTTTGATACGGTCCATGATTATAGGCCTTTCTTGCCGCGCACGGCCTTGATGATAATAGGAAGGACAGCCAGCACACACAGGCCGATGATCGGCAACAGGATGTGGGGCTCAAATATGAGTCCAAGGTTCGGGGTTTCGCCCGCAGCAAAAACTTCGCCAAGCCCAGCGCCAACAGATGTGTAGACAACCGATCCAGGGATGATGCCAAAGAAGGTCGAAATCACGAAACGGCGCAAGGGCACTTCAAGGAACGCAGGGATCAAATTGGCGAGGAAGAACGGCACCGCAGGAACCAGTCGGATCAGGAACAACATCGACCATTGGTTTTCATCGATCCCGTCTTTGATTTTTTTGACGATGCCCTCGGACCCTTCAAGTTTCGCGCCCAGCTGTTTGCCGAATCCCCAGCGTGCGGCCATGAAAATGCCCGTTGCACCCATCGTTGCCGCGATCACGTTAAACAAGAAACCGGGGAACGTCGCGAACAGGAAA
This window contains:
- a CDS encoding TVP38/TMEM64 family protein codes for the protein MTDTPEPDSAQSSALVKRLPIIVIAVVAVLGAYFLRDYLTFDALAENRESLIAFRDANYLLTVLVFIAIYTVVVAFSLPGATIMTLAGGFLFATFPGFLFNVIAATMGATGIFMAARWGFGKQLGAKLEGSEGIVKKIKDGIDENQWSMLFLIRLVPAVPFFLANLIPAFLEVPLRRFVISTFFGIIPGSVVYTSVGAGLGEVFAAGETPNLGLIFEPHILLPIIGLCVLAVLPIIIKAVRGKKGL